From one Streptomyces sp. NBC_01478 genomic stretch:
- the dacB gene encoding D-alanyl-D-alanine carboxypeptidase/D-alanyl-D-alanine endopeptidase: protein MSNSPSADRARGRHRKSGTVSPVLRRVAVVALTAPVAGTILFGTSAFAAEQAAPKSLAKTDTVTLDTAEQQIAANLDTRVQDVRLGSTFSGVVIDAQSTAAIWGHDATTALMPASNTKLATSTAALTILGPDHRFTTKAVYDNGTLTLVGGGDRTLTTADLTAMATTAVAGLKSAGLTSVKVAVDDSLFPEPTLATGWNSGYYPDSIAPVRALVVDGRHVTDTSLDAGQIFAKLVAKQGVTVTGTVSHATAATSAVPVAQHQSAALSAVVEHMLKVSDNDIAETLLRMTALAAGRPATFEDGTAVVRQVLTRYGVSLANFEVYDGSGLSRSNRIPAQTIADILHLADDPANAPTLKYIVDGLPVSGEAGSTLGPEWGRFDTADSKCAVGKVSAKTGTLTGAIALSGLTVAADGRWKIFSFIENNSTAAPDATKDALDGLAATVNGCWA from the coding sequence ATGTCCAACTCCCCTTCCGCCGACCGCGCGCGCGGACGCCACCGCAAGAGCGGAACGGTCAGCCCCGTGCTCCGCCGTGTCGCCGTCGTCGCGCTCACCGCACCGGTCGCCGGGACGATCCTGTTCGGCACGTCCGCGTTCGCCGCCGAGCAGGCCGCCCCCAAGTCCCTCGCGAAGACCGACACCGTCACGCTCGACACCGCCGAGCAGCAGATCGCGGCCAACCTCGACACGCGGGTCCAGGACGTCCGGCTGGGCAGCACGTTCAGCGGTGTCGTCATCGACGCCCAGTCCACGGCGGCCATTTGGGGCCACGACGCGACGACCGCGCTGATGCCCGCGTCGAACACCAAACTCGCCACCTCCACGGCCGCGTTGACGATCCTCGGCCCCGACCACCGCTTCACCACGAAGGCCGTCTACGACAACGGCACCCTCACTCTGGTCGGGGGCGGGGACCGCACCCTGACCACCGCCGACCTCACCGCGATGGCCACCACCGCCGTCGCGGGCCTGAAGAGCGCGGGCCTGACCTCGGTGAAGGTGGCGGTCGACGACAGTCTCTTCCCCGAGCCCACGCTCGCCACCGGCTGGAACTCCGGCTACTACCCCGACTCCATCGCTCCGGTACGGGCGTTGGTGGTCGACGGCCGCCATGTCACCGACACCTCGCTGGACGCGGGCCAGATCTTCGCCAAACTGGTCGCCAAACAGGGTGTCACCGTCACCGGGACCGTCTCCCACGCCACCGCCGCCACCTCGGCCGTCCCCGTGGCGCAGCACCAGTCGGCCGCGCTGTCGGCCGTCGTCGAGCACATGCTCAAGGTGAGCGACAACGACATCGCCGAGACCCTGCTCCGCATGACCGCGCTGGCCGCCGGCCGCCCGGCCACCTTCGAGGACGGCACGGCGGTCGTACGCCAGGTACTCACCCGGTACGGCGTCTCGCTGGCCAACTTCGAGGTCTACGACGGCAGCGGGCTCTCCCGCTCCAACCGCATCCCGGCCCAGACCATCGCCGACATCCTGCACCTCGCCGACGACCCGGCCAACGCCCCGACCCTGAAGTACATCGTGGACGGGCTGCCGGTCTCGGGTGAGGCGGGTTCGACGCTGGGACCCGAGTGGGGGCGCTTCGACACCGCGGACTCGAAGTGCGCCGTCGGGAAGGTCAGCGCCAAGACGGGCACGCTGACCGGCGCGATCGCGCTGAGCGGTCTGACCGTGGCCGCGGACGGGCGCTGGAAGATCTTCTCGTTCATCGAGAACAACTCGACGGCCGCCCCGGACGCCACCAAGGACGCCCTGGACGGCCTCGCCGCCACGGTCAACGGCTGCTGGGCATAA